The Tindallia californiensis genome window below encodes:
- a CDS encoding GyrI-like domain-containing protein yields MNYKIEKKEAFRIVGVKKHFDCNIEENFSEIPQFWTEVIQNGMMMEIGKMSDQDPYGILGASAGMNGKDFDYYIAAATGSPTPQNMTEYEVPQATWAIFQCIGPMPKAIQELQKRIITEWLPTSGYEYADAPDIEVYPAGDVTAQDYQCEVWLPVKKK; encoded by the coding sequence ATGAACTACAAAATTGAAAAGAAAGAAGCATTTCGGATTGTGGGGGTCAAAAAGCATTTTGACTGCAATATCGAAGAAAATTTCAGTGAAATACCCCAGTTTTGGACAGAAGTCATTCAAAATGGCATGATGATGGAAATTGGAAAAATGTCTGACCAAGACCCTTACGGGATTTTAGGGGCGAGTGCAGGCATGAACGGAAAGGATTTCGATTATTATATTGCAGCTGCAACCGGCAGCCCAACTCCCCAAAACATGACGGAATACGAAGTGCCACAAGCAACCTGGGCAATATTCCAATGCATAGGACCGATGCCGAAGGCGATCCAGGAGCTTCAAAAGCGTATCATCACTGAGTGGCTGCCCACATCTGGGTATGAATACGCAGATGCTCCGGATATAGAAGTGTATCCGGCGGGAGATGTCACTGCACAGGATTATCAATGCGAAGTTTGGTTGCCGGTTAAGAAAAAATAG
- a CDS encoding response regulator transcription factor has protein sequence MFKVLIADDEPKIRKGLKRWIEESSYSFQVVAEARNGKEALECTLATSPEVIFVDINMPVMNGLDYISQVKKACPGSLIVIISGHDEFKYAHKAIKYKVLDYLLKPVSKNEFNLLLKNAMEILDEKVAELEREDKVDEILKYSYLVKSVKEYIDQHFTDPQLNLVQTAQVFDVSSSHLSKRMKNELGKTFVEYLTEKRLNKAKEILTNQYDRVTIFNVSKRVGYTSQHYFSRVFKKTYGVSPMDYRRNKQYH, from the coding sequence ATGTTTAAGGTTCTTATAGCGGATGATGAACCCAAAATAAGAAAAGGCTTAAAGAGGTGGATCGAAGAAAGCTCCTATTCGTTTCAAGTGGTGGCTGAAGCCAGGAATGGTAAAGAAGCTTTGGAATGCACACTGGCTACATCACCAGAAGTAATCTTTGTAGACATCAATATGCCAGTTATGAATGGCCTCGATTATATTAGCCAGGTGAAAAAAGCTTGTCCTGGTAGTCTGATTGTGATTATTAGTGGACATGATGAATTCAAGTATGCACACAAAGCAATAAAATATAAGGTGTTGGATTACTTGCTAAAGCCTGTTTCGAAAAATGAATTCAACCTTCTCTTAAAAAATGCAATGGAAATATTGGATGAGAAAGTTGCAGAACTTGAAAGAGAGGATAAAGTAGATGAAATCCTAAAATATTCCTATTTGGTAAAATCGGTAAAAGAGTATATAGACCAGCATTTTACGGACCCTCAACTTAACTTAGTTCAAACGGCTCAAGTATTTGACGTGAGCAGTTCTCATTTGAGTAAAAGGATGAAAAATGAGCTAGGAAAGACCTTTGTGGAGTATCTAACGGAAAAACGACTAAACAAAGCCAAAGAAATCCTGACAAACCAATACGACAGAGTGACTATCTTTAATGTATCTAAAAGAGTAGGATACACATCACAGCATTACTTTAGCAGAGTGTTTAAAAAGACTTATGGAGTATCTCCTATGGACTATAGAAGAAACAAACAATACCATTGA
- a CDS encoding ABC transporter ATP-binding protein, producing the protein MLLEAKELYKSYKKPAGIVRKEEVRILKGVSFTLLEGECLGIIGESGSGKSTLGRILIGLEKPDSGAIQVKRSDVSSIKNNPVKQKSSVVFQDYSTSVNPRFKVVDVLFEPMNSLKKLRKKDKLEKAVALLKKVGLSEIYLYRYPHELSGGQLQRVCIARAIAANPAFIVLDEAISSLDVSIQVQVMDLLMDLKKQLNIAYIFITHDLTAITYICDRVLFFKDGVVIEEVQNMAELRNVKEDYSKALLHAAMEMNGGENGAYEI; encoded by the coding sequence ATGCTATTAGAAGCAAAAGAATTGTATAAAAGCTACAAAAAGCCAGCCGGTATCGTCAGAAAGGAAGAAGTGAGAATTTTGAAGGGAGTGTCCTTTACCCTTTTAGAAGGGGAGTGCCTTGGAATAATTGGTGAAAGCGGCAGTGGCAAGAGCACTTTAGGGCGCATTCTAATTGGACTGGAGAAACCAGACAGCGGGGCGATACAAGTAAAGAGATCCGACGTGAGCTCGATAAAAAACAACCCTGTAAAACAGAAATCAAGTGTTGTTTTTCAGGATTATAGCACTTCTGTCAACCCAAGGTTTAAAGTGGTGGATGTTCTTTTTGAACCCATGAATTCCCTAAAGAAATTAAGAAAAAAAGATAAGCTTGAGAAAGCCGTAGCGTTGTTAAAAAAAGTAGGATTATCAGAAATATACTTATATCGGTATCCTCACGAACTCAGTGGTGGACAACTTCAACGAGTATGTATAGCCAGAGCAATAGCTGCCAACCCGGCATTCATTGTACTGGACGAAGCCATTAGCTCTTTAGACGTATCCATACAAGTGCAGGTGATGGACCTGCTCATGGACTTAAAAAAACAATTAAACATTGCGTATATCTTCATTACCCATGACCTGACAGCTATTACCTATATATGCGATCGTGTTTTGTTCTTTAAAGACGGTGTTGTGATTGAAGAAGTTCAAAACATGGCGGAACTACGAAATGTAAAAGAAGATTATTCCAAAGCATTATTGCATGCCGCGATGGAGATGAATGGAGGAGAGAACGGGGCGTATGAAATATAG
- a CDS encoding MATE family efflux transporter, producing the protein MKYSEYLKLAIPFTVSTITQPLLGAVDTAVIGRLGDPAYIGGVAVGTVIFSTMYWLFGFLRVSTSGYSAQALGTKKEEDGLFALYRPSLIAMVISLLFILFQVPIFQGAMKIIRPEADVYRQAYAYFHILIWGAPFVLLNYVNLGWLMGRKKVKASMFLQIFSNGLNIVLDVVFVLYFKMGVEGVAYATLIAQITAFIIGFYLIRIHIDLVAIKKHTDRLFDKVAFRKIIGVNSDLMVRTICLLIVTNMFVAKGASLGTEMLAANAVLFQMKYIMAYFFDGFANASSVYIGTAVGENNVKLYEEVLRISTKSTFVLASAMSLLVFFLRSQMITTFTVIESVINLSMEYSVWLAAYPFVAGIGLVYYGIFTGATYTAPVRKSMILSLIPFLIPYFIVIPIWGNHGLWLSYVLFSLGRSLFLVLFTINFKKAVFVLESRQMMAT; encoded by the coding sequence ATGAAATATAGTGAATATCTTAAACTTGCCATCCCTTTTACGGTGTCAACGATTACACAACCGTTGCTAGGAGCAGTGGATACTGCCGTAATAGGAAGATTGGGAGATCCCGCCTATATTGGTGGTGTAGCGGTAGGGACGGTTATTTTCAGTACAATGTACTGGTTGTTTGGATTCCTGAGAGTAAGCACATCCGGCTACTCCGCTCAAGCATTGGGGACTAAAAAAGAAGAGGATGGGTTGTTTGCACTGTATAGACCGAGCTTGATTGCTATGGTGATCAGCTTGCTATTTATACTATTCCAAGTGCCGATTTTCCAAGGGGCTATGAAGATTATTCGACCCGAAGCAGATGTATATCGTCAGGCATACGCATATTTTCATATATTAATCTGGGGCGCTCCTTTTGTTTTGCTGAATTATGTGAATTTGGGATGGCTCATGGGCAGAAAAAAAGTAAAGGCTTCCATGTTTTTACAGATATTTTCCAACGGTCTAAATATTGTGCTGGACGTAGTGTTTGTTTTATATTTCAAAATGGGCGTTGAAGGAGTAGCGTATGCCACCTTAATCGCACAAATCACAGCCTTTATTATTGGATTTTATCTTATTCGTATACATATTGATCTGGTTGCCATAAAAAAGCACACGGACCGGTTGTTCGATAAAGTGGCGTTTAGAAAAATCATTGGGGTGAATTCGGATTTGATGGTAAGAACCATATGCCTGCTGATTGTTACCAATATGTTTGTTGCCAAGGGTGCTTCTTTAGGGACAGAAATGTTGGCAGCCAATGCGGTTTTATTTCAAATGAAATATATAATGGCTTATTTTTTTGATGGATTTGCCAATGCTTCCAGTGTATATATTGGTACAGCCGTGGGCGAGAATAATGTAAAATTGTACGAAGAAGTTTTGAGGATTTCCACTAAAAGCACTTTTGTGTTAGCGAGTGCGATGTCTCTGTTGGTGTTTTTTCTTCGAAGTCAGATGATCACCACGTTCACAGTGATAGAAAGCGTTATTAATTTGAGCATGGAGTATTCTGTATGGCTGGCAGCCTATCCCTTTGTTGCAGGAATCGGCTTAGTCTACTATGGCATTTTTACTGGTGCTACTTACACAGCTCCTGTTAGAAAATCGATGATTCTATCGCTAATTCCATTTCTCATACCATATTTTATCGTGATTCCCATTTGGGGCAACCATGGTTTGTGGCTTTCCTATGTGTTATTTAGTTTAGGAAGAAGCCTATTTTTGGTACTCTTTACCATCAACTTCAAGAAGGCGGTTTTTGTGCTTGAGTCCAGACAAATGATGGCTACTTAG
- a CDS encoding sensor histidine kinase, with protein sequence MKRSIRTKIIAAICITFLILLSLFIYVIEGQVKERVNLLNRNLTNQLIDARGNQISNWLEQRKIELEMMASFILKYDMSKEDAKDFIEMMYEQKSDTYVDMGIVEFGGYKRSIHGKETAIKHKKYYKDALKENASFKISEPQEVNGDKMVAMLYKVGGVNREIEFIYAEVPLEGLMRIASRINVYDGSGEILIKNKSIDSRENLYPTSLDNNPLIFETDIKAARGWSLNYYISAERINAINRELRKYIVFFQMILLASVIVLLMISFESVVKPIDKLKEMMGKVEKGDLSVRLQSHRKDEIGSLITSFNNMTQNLEEFRCQEREMKLKIMQEQVKPHFLYNTLDTIKWVATEENTEEVLSLIDALGTYFRIGLSSGKTFISLDEELEHIDSYLRILKARYEDRLVYSIHYDDNLLDVMVMRVLLQPIVENAVIHGINQMTEDGKITIYIASKENEVVIKIMNNAVFQADLMEGINNALMADEKTDMLKGYGLYSVNHRIKLEHGEQYGLELQSKGGWTIAVIRIPIIRGEKDNV encoded by the coding sequence ATGAAAAGATCCATACGAACAAAAATAATTGCAGCCATATGCATTACGTTTTTAATACTTCTCTCCTTGTTTATTTACGTCATAGAAGGTCAGGTAAAAGAAAGGGTTAATCTGCTAAATAGAAACTTAACAAACCAATTGATTGATGCCAGAGGCAATCAGATTTCTAATTGGCTGGAGCAGAGAAAAATCGAACTGGAAATGATGGCATCTTTTATTCTGAAATATGACATGAGCAAAGAGGATGCCAAAGACTTTATTGAAATGATGTATGAACAAAAAAGCGACACTTATGTAGATATGGGGATCGTGGAATTTGGAGGGTACAAAAGAAGCATTCATGGAAAAGAAACCGCCATTAAACATAAAAAATACTACAAGGATGCCCTGAAGGAAAATGCGAGCTTTAAAATAAGCGAACCACAAGAAGTGAACGGGGACAAAATGGTGGCAATGCTTTATAAAGTGGGAGGCGTTAATAGGGAAATTGAGTTTATTTATGCAGAGGTTCCATTGGAAGGGTTAATGAGGATTGCCTCTAGAATAAATGTCTATGACGGATCGGGCGAGATCCTAATCAAAAATAAAAGCATCGATTCGAGGGAGAATCTCTATCCCACCAGTTTGGACAACAACCCACTTATTTTTGAAACAGATATCAAGGCTGCTAGGGGCTGGTCTCTCAATTATTATATTTCTGCGGAAAGAATCAATGCTATCAATAGAGAGCTTCGCAAATACATCGTTTTTTTTCAAATGATATTACTAGCCAGTGTTATTGTGCTGCTTATGATCAGTTTTGAGTCAGTTGTGAAGCCCATCGATAAACTCAAAGAAATGATGGGGAAAGTGGAGAAAGGAGATTTATCGGTAAGGCTTCAAAGCCATCGAAAAGATGAGATCGGTAGTCTGATCACCAGTTTCAATAATATGACACAAAACCTTGAAGAATTTAGATGTCAAGAAAGAGAAATGAAACTTAAAATCATGCAAGAACAAGTTAAGCCACACTTTCTTTACAATACCCTGGATACGATAAAGTGGGTAGCTACCGAAGAAAATACAGAAGAAGTGCTTAGTTTGATTGATGCGTTAGGAACCTATTTTCGCATTGGACTAAGCAGCGGAAAAACCTTTATTAGCCTTGATGAGGAACTGGAACATATTGATAGCTATCTCAGAATACTGAAAGCACGGTACGAGGATCGGTTAGTGTATAGCATACACTACGATGATAATCTACTGGATGTCATGGTAATGAGAGTTCTATTACAACCCATTGTAGAAAATGCCGTCATTCATGGAATCAATCAAATGACGGAGGATGGCAAAATTACTATCTATATTGCTTCGAAGGAGAATGAGGTTGTGATAAAAATAATGAATAATGCAGTATTTCAGGCAGATCTCATGGAAGGGATCAATAATGCCTTAATGGCGGATGAAAAAACAGATATGCTTAAAGGCTATGGTCTGTATAGCGTCAATCATCGGATAAAGCTTGAGCATGGAGAGCAATATGGCTTAGAACTTCAGTCTAAGGGGGGATGGACCATAGCCGTTATTCGAATACCCATAATAAGAGGAGAGAAGGATAATGTTTAA
- a CDS encoding ABC transporter ATP-binding protein, with product MSTELLTVKDLEVWHKEDSHIENIISDVSFRLKKNGCLGIVGESGSGKSITCKAILGLLDKSFDVKGEVMFNDIHLLKADKRMIRKIRGKEISMILQNPMTAFDPLYTMHYQMAETFIENLKVSKKEALEMSLKVLEDMNMILPKDVLKKYPHQLSGGMIQRIMIGMALFLKPSIIIADEPTTAVDAINVVKLMEEFKKIRENHDTSMIFISHDLGAVAKIADEVLVMKDGRVIEHGETKHLLRYSKNQHTRYLIDTRLSLVDKFHQALGYGGAHAIRSKRIV from the coding sequence ATGTCTACGGAACTTTTAACGGTTAAAGATCTGGAAGTGTGGCACAAGGAAGACTCCCATATTGAAAACATTATTTCAGATGTTTCATTTCGTTTAAAGAAGAATGGATGCTTAGGCATTGTTGGAGAAAGTGGAAGCGGAAAAAGCATCACCTGCAAAGCGATACTAGGGTTGCTGGATAAGAGTTTTGACGTAAAGGGAGAGGTTATGTTTAATGACATTCATCTGCTTAAAGCCGACAAGAGAATGATCAGGAAAATAAGAGGCAAAGAAATATCCATGATTCTTCAGAATCCAATGACTGCCTTTGACCCACTTTATACCATGCACTATCAAATGGCGGAGACCTTTATAGAAAATCTAAAGGTAAGTAAAAAGGAAGCACTGGAAATGTCCTTGAAAGTACTGGAAGATATGAACATGATTCTGCCCAAAGATGTGTTAAAGAAGTATCCGCATCAGTTGAGTGGTGGCATGATTCAAAGAATTATGATTGGGATGGCCCTGTTTTTAAAGCCCAGCATCATTATTGCGGATGAGCCAACCACGGCGGTGGATGCTATTAATGTAGTAAAGCTGATGGAGGAATTCAAGAAGATTAGAGAAAACCATGATACATCCATGATTTTTATCTCTCATGACTTGGGAGCTGTGGCAAAAATAGCCGACGAGGTTCTGGTGATGAAAGATGGAAGAGTCATTGAACATGGGGAAACAAAGCATCTTTTAAGATATTCAAAAAATCAGCATACGAGATACCTAATCGATACAAGATTATCCCTTGTAGATAAATTTCATCAAGCCCTAGGGTATGGAGGTGCTCATGCTATTAGAAGCAAAAGAATTGTATAA
- the opp1B gene encoding nickel/cobalt ABC transporter permease — protein MKNYMVKRIVMTIPMIVAVSLVAFILINLIPVDPAEVALRVNDIIPTEEALEGMKEELGLNKSYLQRYIAWMGDALRLDFGNSYVNRNRTVLDEITRSLPATIELATASLLIVLCISIPVGVLCALYKNSVFDKIVRMFIFVGSAMPNYWIGILLIWFFGVKLGILPTGGNRETGAIILPAVTLSLTYISTYVRLIRNNMLENMTENYVFYAKIRGLKDRSIVVKHVLKNSLQSSVTALGMSIVQLISGTVVIENIFSWPGIGRLCITAIFNRDYPVIQAYILMMGILFIFCNLMVDIVHHKLDPRLREGI, from the coding sequence ATGAAAAACTATATGGTAAAAAGAATAGTAATGACGATACCGATGATCGTTGCCGTATCCTTGGTGGCCTTTATTTTAATTAACCTTATTCCCGTGGATCCGGCAGAAGTTGCTTTGAGAGTGAATGATATTATACCGACGGAAGAAGCGCTGGAAGGAATGAAAGAAGAGCTTGGGCTCAATAAATCCTACCTTCAGAGGTATATTGCTTGGATGGGCGATGCACTTAGACTGGATTTCGGGAACTCTTATGTGAATAGAAACAGGACCGTTTTAGATGAAATCACACGCAGTTTGCCGGCTACCATTGAACTTGCAACGGCTTCTTTGCTCATCGTGTTATGTATCAGCATTCCTGTTGGTGTCTTGTGCGCACTATATAAAAATAGTGTTTTCGATAAAATAGTTAGAATGTTTATTTTTGTTGGTTCGGCGATGCCCAATTATTGGATTGGGATTCTGCTGATATGGTTCTTTGGCGTAAAACTAGGGATTCTGCCAACTGGTGGGAACCGGGAAACTGGGGCTATTATTCTGCCGGCCGTTACCTTAAGCCTGACCTATATTTCTACCTATGTTCGACTGATAAGAAATAATATGTTGGAAAACATGACGGAGAATTATGTATTTTATGCAAAGATCAGGGGGCTTAAAGACAGAAGCATCGTAGTAAAGCATGTCCTTAAAAACTCCCTGCAATCATCCGTTACGGCATTAGGGATGAGTATTGTGCAGCTTATTTCTGGAACGGTAGTCATAGAAAACATCTTTTCTTGGCCGGGGATTGGGAGACTATGCATTACGGCGATCTTCAACAGAGACTACCCGGTTATTCAGGCGTACATTCTTATGATGGGCATTCTGTTCATTTTTTGCAACCTAATGGTAGATATTGTGCACCATAAATTGGATCCAAGGTTACGCGAGGGGATATAA
- the opp1C gene encoding nickel/cobalt ABC transporter permease — translation MLRKLKGDKVAIIALTIILVTMLLGVLAGQVAPNDPNETSIVNKYAERSQEYPMGTDHLGRCVFSRLIYGIRPTIFLSLLTMGCTILLGTTIGMVSGYARGIVDELIMRIVDVMLSFPSQVMILAVVGMMGVGIRNVVIASIAIKWAWYARMIRSTVIKYNSKNYILYAKTIDTKKSFIITRHMLPNILSEIIVLATLDMGWVIISISTLSFLGLGVQAPAAEWGAMLSEAKNVIQSHPGQMIAPGVAILVLVSSFNMLGDSLRDILDPKEV, via the coding sequence ATGCTAAGAAAACTAAAAGGAGATAAAGTCGCAATCATAGCCTTAACGATTATTTTAGTGACGATGCTTCTGGGCGTACTTGCAGGACAAGTAGCTCCCAATGACCCTAATGAAACAAGTATTGTCAATAAATATGCTGAAAGAAGCCAGGAGTATCCGATGGGGACGGACCATTTAGGGCGTTGCGTTTTTTCGAGACTTATTTATGGGATCAGACCCACTATCTTTCTGTCCTTACTTACAATGGGATGCACCATCCTGCTTGGAACAACGATTGGAATGGTATCCGGGTATGCCAGAGGTATTGTAGATGAACTCATCATGAGGATTGTTGATGTGATGTTATCTTTCCCCAGTCAAGTCATGATATTGGCAGTGGTGGGGATGATGGGAGTTGGCATTAGGAATGTGGTTATCGCAAGCATAGCAATAAAATGGGCATGGTATGCCAGGATGATCAGATCTACGGTGATAAAATATAATAGCAAAAACTATATTTTATATGCAAAAACCATCGACACAAAGAAGTCTTTTATTATTACCAGGCATATGCTGCCAAACATTTTGTCGGAAATCATCGTATTGGCAACACTGGATATGGGATGGGTTATCATAAGCATCTCCACGCTTTCATTTCTGGGCCTGGGCGTTCAGGCGCCGGCGGCAGAATGGGGAGCAATGCTTAGTGAGGCGAAAAACGTTATTCAATCTCACCCTGGACAAATGATCGCCCCAGGGGTGGCGATTTTAGTGCTTGTATCTTCTTTCAACATGCTGGGCGATAGTCTGAGAGATATATTGGATCCCAAGGAGGTATAA
- a CDS encoding ATP-binding protein, with product MKHFIDREEEWKFLEDEYRREGSSLVVLYGRRRVGKTELATEFIKQKNALYFLATEERELQNRNAFQHAVAEFCDHELLKNSRVDNWEILFKTLLAEAKSEKLIVVIDEFQYLGKSNPSFPSILQKIWDTSLKDANMMLILCGSLISMMESQALSYDSPLYGRRTGQIRLKQIPFSKYHEFFPEKKRRELIEYYAVTGGVPKYIELFYAEKDIYSAIDKNVLSRQSFLYDEPNFLLQHEVSEVGSYFSVIKTIAAGHHKLSKIAGNLELKQTGLTKYLKTLMDLDIVEREVPVTEENPERSKKGLYRLKDNFLLFWFKFIYPNLRYIESGQKELVMKKIRTNLVDGHISYIYESICAEKMWQLSAEKKWKFTFDKVGRWWNNDTEIDIVAYDREGADIIFGECKYWSNKVGINVLEELENKAKAVEWKKDKRKEYYILFGVNGFTDDLLKEAENRDDVVLSN from the coding sequence ATGAAGCATTTTATTGATCGGGAAGAAGAATGGAAGTTTTTGGAAGATGAGTACCGCCGAGAAGGTTCTTCACTGGTAGTCCTTTATGGAAGAAGAAGAGTGGGTAAGACTGAATTGGCAACAGAATTTATCAAGCAAAAAAACGCACTGTATTTCCTGGCGACAGAAGAGCGTGAATTGCAGAACCGAAACGCCTTTCAACATGCTGTTGCAGAGTTTTGTGATCATGAACTGTTAAAAAACTCAAGAGTTGATAACTGGGAAATACTGTTTAAAACACTGCTGGCAGAAGCGAAGAGCGAAAAACTGATTGTGGTAATCGACGAGTTTCAGTATCTGGGAAAGTCAAATCCATCTTTCCCATCTATTTTACAAAAAATCTGGGACACAAGCCTGAAAGATGCAAACATGATGCTGATTCTTTGCGGTTCCCTCATATCCATGATGGAAAGTCAGGCACTGAGCTATGATAGTCCTTTATATGGAAGAAGAACCGGTCAGATTCGATTAAAACAAATCCCTTTCTCCAAATATCATGAATTTTTTCCTGAAAAAAAAAGAAGAGAGCTCATAGAGTATTATGCTGTTACAGGTGGTGTCCCCAAGTATATCGAGCTCTTTTATGCTGAGAAGGACATCTATTCAGCCATCGATAAAAATGTTTTATCCAGACAAAGCTTTCTATATGATGAACCCAATTTTTTGCTACAGCATGAAGTGTCGGAAGTAGGCAGTTACTTCTCTGTCATCAAAACCATTGCAGCAGGGCATCATAAGCTGTCTAAAATAGCTGGAAATTTGGAACTGAAACAGACCGGTCTGACAAAATATCTAAAAACACTGATGGATCTTGATATTGTTGAAAGAGAAGTACCGGTCACGGAAGAAAATCCTGAACGAAGCAAAAAAGGTCTCTACCGACTTAAAGATAATTTTCTGTTATTTTGGTTCAAATTTATTTACCCCAATTTACGATATATTGAATCAGGGCAGAAAGAACTTGTAATGAAAAAAATAAGAACGAACTTGGTGGACGGACATATTAGTTATATATATGAATCCATTTGTGCAGAAAAAATGTGGCAGCTGAGCGCAGAAAAAAAGTGGAAATTCACGTTTGATAAAGTCGGACGATGGTGGAACAACGATACGGAAATAGACATTGTTGCCTATGATCGTGAAGGAGCAGATATTATTTTTGGTGAGTGCAAATACTGGAGCAACAAGGTTGGCATAAATGTACTGGAAGAACTTGAAAATAAAGCGAAAGCCGTTGAATGGAAAAAGGATAAGCGGAAGGAATACTATATCCTGTTCGGAGTCAATGGCTTTACCGATGATCTTTTGAAAGAGGCAGAAAATAGGGATGATGTGGTGCTCTCAAATTGA
- the nikA gene encoding nickel ABC transporter substrate-binding protein, translating to MMLTRKKVSWFIMSMLIVMLMASCTRGEESPSNLEENNPTSEEVSEELVFVNFRDIRDLNPHLYSGELFAQNLLFEGLVMVTEDGIQPWLAKDWDISEDGRKYTFHIRQGITFSDGHPFDASVVEDNFRAIYDNYDRHGWLESIRLLESYSATDKYTFEMELKEPYYPLLIELAVTRPFRFISPEAFIDGTTKNGVSELIGTGKYVLAENHIDEYAVFEVNPNYWAEKPEISRIVAKVMPDNQSRTLALESGEIDIIYGTNMVDADTYIKYSEMDGFGASLSDPLATRMLIMNSTDPILSDVKVRQAFNAAVNREEISEGIFYGLEAPADRLLASTVPYCDVGLDGYIYSLEKANSLLEEAGWQMNEAENVREKDGEPLEIQLHYNADSVTERTISEYLQDEMRKIGMDLKITGEEEQAYRDRMKSGNFGITFNISWGTPYDPHSFLGGMRMPAVYGDYAAQQGLEKVDELHDTILKAFTSIDEIQRQTYYDEILTYLHEEAVYAPLTFERNRAVYNEKVNNVTFNPSQFEVPLDRMYLD from the coding sequence ATGATGTTAACACGAAAAAAAGTTAGTTGGTTTATCATGAGCATGTTGATTGTGATGTTGATGGCAAGTTGCACGAGGGGAGAAGAATCTCCTTCAAATCTAGAAGAAAACAATCCGACCTCGGAGGAGGTTTCGGAGGAGCTGGTCTTTGTTAACTTTAGAGATATAAGAGACCTAAACCCTCATCTCTATAGTGGAGAACTTTTTGCACAAAATTTATTATTTGAAGGTTTGGTCATGGTTACAGAGGATGGAATTCAGCCTTGGCTGGCGAAAGATTGGGACATCTCTGAAGATGGACGCAAGTATACCTTTCATATTCGTCAAGGAATTACATTTTCGGATGGGCATCCATTTGATGCCAGTGTGGTAGAAGACAATTTTCGAGCGATTTATGACAACTACGATCGGCATGGATGGCTTGAAAGTATCCGATTGCTAGAAAGCTATAGCGCCACGGACAAGTATACCTTTGAAATGGAACTAAAAGAACCCTATTATCCTCTACTAATTGAGCTTGCCGTAACAAGACCCTTTCGCTTCATCTCGCCGGAGGCATTTATTGACGGCACTACAAAAAATGGAGTCAGTGAACTAATTGGAACGGGGAAGTACGTACTTGCGGAAAACCATATTGATGAATATGCCGTATTTGAGGTCAATCCAAATTATTGGGCAGAAAAACCAGAGATTAGCAGGATCGTTGCGAAGGTTATGCCGGATAACCAATCAAGAACACTTGCCTTGGAAAGTGGTGAAATTGATATTATCTATGGAACAAACATGGTGGATGCGGATACCTACATCAAGTATTCGGAGATGGATGGGTTTGGTGCAAGCTTATCTGATCCGTTGGCAACCAGAATGCTTATTATGAACTCTACGGATCCAATTTTATCGGATGTAAAGGTACGGCAGGCATTTAACGCTGCGGTGAATCGAGAGGAAATATCGGAAGGAATATTTTATGGTCTGGAAGCTCCTGCCGATAGGCTGTTAGCCAGTACCGTTCCATACTGTGATGTCGGATTGGATGGATACATTTACTCTCTGGAGAAAGCCAATAGCCTTTTAGAAGAGGCCGGTTGGCAGATGAATGAAGCAGAGAATGTTCGAGAAAAAGACGGAGAACCGCTGGAAATACAGCTGCATTACAATGCGGATAGCGTGACGGAAAGAACCATATCAGAATACTTACAAGACGAAATGAGAAAAATTGGTATGGATCTAAAGATTACCGGAGAAGAGGAACAAGCATACAGAGATAGAATGAAGAGTGGAAATTTTGGTATTACCTTCAATATATCATGGGGGACGCCATATGATCCTCATTCTTTTCTGGGAGGCATGAGGATGCCGGCGGTTTATGGCGACTATGCAGCTCAGCAGGGCCTTGAAAAAGTGGACGAGCTTCATGATACGATCTTAAAGGCATTTACAAGCATCGATGAAATCCAAAGACAAACATACTATGACGAAATACTTACCTATTTACACGAGGAAGCTGTTTACGCACCTCTCACTTTTGAAAGAAACAGAGCTGTATACAATGAAAAAGTCAACAATGTAACCTTTAATCCTTCGCAATTTGAAGTGCCTTTGGACAGAATGTATCTGGATTAG